In Oryzias melastigma strain HK-1 linkage group LG10, ASM292280v2, whole genome shotgun sequence, the genomic window TGTTATTTAATCAAATGCTAAAGCTTTATCCTTCTGTTTTTATCTTCGTGTTTCTTTATCTGTTacacacttttaaaacaactttattgatACCTTTTAACATCTGAAGACGGTGAGGAGACCTTGAGGGAATTCCCTGTCATCATGAAtcagttttaaatgaaagactttCATCAGCTCTGATGTTCACATGAATATCTGACGTGACTTTagtaaaaaattattaatttttataaactttagcAGCTCTTAGACTTTTGGCTCAAGTGTTTCCACGTCAATCACCATCATTGACCTAAGAATTCACCAGCAGCTGACCTTTACGTTGAAAGGATTCGATTCCCCTGAGTGACACCACACCTGCTCTTTTCATaggaacaaaaatatgaatgaataaaaccATTCTAAAGCTAAACATTATTCTAGTTGCGGTcggttaaatattttttcatgtttctatgATTCTATCCTGACTGTCtcgtacatttttaaaaaatcaagaagAGCGTTAAGGGAAAAAGTCTGTGGTAAAGATGTATCTGTGCGTGATATTTCCTGCCATCCAGATCAGGCTAACCACACCACAATGAAGCGCGGCTGCTCGTCATCCCAGGAATAATGTTgctgtgttttgtattttctcaaTCTGACAGTTTGTTCTCTGAGCTCTGCAGGAGGCTGTGACGTGTTGAAGTGGTTCCACCAGAATTATGgtggagttttgtttttgtttttttaagatcatGCTTCAGTTGCTCTTCTGACCTtatctatttaatttgaattattcaAAGCGGTAAAGATATCAAATTGTCAGATGAACTGCTCTTGTTCTTCaagctgtttttccttttgagtCAAATAAGTTTTTTCTGGAAGTTTTATAGTGTGAGAATAGGTTTggtttaaatcaatatttatatGAAAATCAATTCACATTAacatgacagcagtcaaacaaGGCGCCACACATTAATACTCAAAGCAttcaaaacaacttaaaccttaagatgataaaaacactgataaaaatgaaaataaaacacagcagaGCAGACTCTCGTGGTGTCTTCTCAAAAATCTGGCTATtagattaaagttttttgtttgtttttcatggaCCCAAGAGCGATCTACATCAATAGAATATGTAATATTTACGTTGTATAATAGCAGTGAAATCACTTTGTGGTAGGAATGTAACTGAAATCTCCACCTATAATAATTAAGTTTGAATGTGTAAGAATTTTTAACGAAATATTTTTGAGATTCACCTTCtggaagatcttctgcagaaacCCACAGTTCAATCATATTTATTCAGTTGTTTCTCGTCGTCTTCCTGGTTTCTCACCCATTtctcttgttttgcttttttcagtgtttcacTGGCAAGCCACAATAATGGGACCTGTAAGTACTCACATGACTATGTTTATGTGATAAATGTTTTGGTTTCGCAATTCCAACTTTGCAAGACTTTCTGTTTGAACCCTTTCAGGAAATGTCCGCTTTTTAGTGTCTTTTTACGACATAGGGCTGTTGATAATTACTTAGGTGGCGATTCAAAAATCAAGATTGATTCTCGGATCAAACCACAAttcttaatatttattatattatgcTTGAATTGTTGCcgtttgtctttttactggacGTATCACCATCAtgtatacctttatttagaacaggagatcagaatcgacaaaacagataaaaatacaaagaaaagatATTTATCACTTTGAACAACGTCAAactcaagttttttatttaacttcctggttaacttcaatggtaaacaaaacataaacattattgttattttagaccatttaacaacaaatcctgaagCTGTTTTACgcagtttttccattttcaaagttttgctAATTACAGTAAAAGTGACAAGAAGATAAGAATTGAAGACACAGCAACACCTCAATCAAAATGTAACAACAagaaaatattaactttaatttaaactgaCAACAGTATTTTCAGCAGAGGTGTTTTCACATCTaaagtgaaaatacaaaaattaaaaaaaatccacacttGGATAAGCATCTTACAGATGCATTCCAGTACAACTTCTCTGCCATGCTAGCAGTCATATAACGTCACATAATctaattacagtatttttttaatactgttaAATTGTCAGAtatatttaaagcaaaagcttttttttcatttccaattTCAGTTAACTGATCTCTaagttctttagttttttactctacaaaaaaacacttgatacttttactttgaaaatgagaactttactttgaagatttgtttacttccagtgACAGTAGTACACTCagtttatttggtttatatgcTCAAAATCTAAcattatttagcattttataGCAATAATTACAGtggctgaactgtattttactATAcactactatatttataaagatcacaaaTCAGCAATTGAATTTTTAGGAACAGATCGCAAATGTCAAAGTATTGGAAACTTGTTACAGCCCTTTTCAAACAGATTTGctctttgttgtttgttttttatgcatttatcaGAGTTGATCAAACAGGCTTGTTGTTGTCTCCCCCTCCCTGCATTAGAATGACAGTCCTTACCAGAGCGGGGTTTTCTTCTTGACCATTCACTTCCCCACAGACTACCCTTTCAAACCGCCAAAGGTAAGCCAggaaactcacaggcatgatgGGTAATCAAGCATGGATCCATGCAGATGATTTGCCTGTTGATGTTTACCCCCTGCAGCTTCCTGTTCCCCGTTTTCACTCTCCTCTGGTTTCAGGTCGCGTTCACCACAAGAATCTACCACCCAAATATCAACAGCAACGGCAGCATCTGTCTTGACATCCTGCGATCACAGTGGTCTCCAGCTCTCACCATCTCCAAAGGTGAGTCGCAATCCAGCGGAGCTGCATTTCCTGCGTCGGCTGCAGTAACTCTACATCTGTCTGCGCTGTGTTGCAGTTCTTCTGTCTATCTGCTCCCTGCTGTGTGACCCGAACCCGGACGACCCCTTAGTACCCGAGATCGCCCGCATCTAcaagactgacagggaaaagtATGTAatctttacatcttttttttttatagatctTACATTGTGCTACATGAACATAGTTTTACCTcattttctgaatgtttctAAGGGATAAAACTTcctgaatttaaaaagtaaacatccTCTGACATCCCTGAAGCAGCTACACATTTTGGCTTCATGTCATGTAAAGtgtttatattacatttttaaaataatttaatctttGTGAGGTCTCACATTTCTACTGACTACCAGAAAAGAAATGTGTCCtgtcaaaattgttttaaatccaccaaaaacGTCACTTCCCTTCATATGTGGTATCTGAAAAGCACCAAATGTCCTCAGTAGACACCATAAGGAATTACTTCCGTAGTGTGCAGTGGTTGGTAgatatttaattttagaaaaatcctCTACAGATGATAAATTTGCATTGCTAAATGAGTTTATCTAATTGGCCCCTTAATTGAATCACgcagttaaaaaagaaaaaagactacatgtttaaattcttcttttttttcccctctgtggGTTCTTGCGTCTTTCATTGAGCAACGAGGCGACTTTGCTGCGTTTCCTTCAACGTTTTGATCTCATCTGAGGTtttgatgcagcttctcttctgCAGAAGTACCTGCATTTAACAACAGCTCGCAATGCAGCAGCAAACAAGAGTATGAGGAATGATTAAGCCTTAGTCACTACTACTTTCACAAGTGAATACGGTCTgggggtgaaaaatgggcaaacttctgcaaaatatagaaatactaTGGAGTGCTTGGTGAGCCCGTGGagtaaaatgttcatgcatatttttacTACGGTCATGCTGGTCGTAGCGAATGCTTATATAACACGTAAGGGGGACATTGGTGCTGGTGGTATGTGATACGGATGGCTGCCGTCTGGAGACATTTACTcgtcgtccaatcagagctgctggtgGCCAGTGATCAAGCTGCTAACGCCGAGCAGTTTGATCATTCGTCATTTCCACCTGTCTCTGAACCCCGACCCCAAAATGTGCTCGGGTGGCCTCTGGCCATTATTTGACTTGAAGAGAAAAATCCTCTGTTTACCGTAAAATTTAAACTTATTCTTAAAACCTCTGCGGCCTCCAGCTTTATTCGCTGAAAAACTTCCATTTCGGTTGTTGCcctgtggcattttgggatatgtgactgtagttTAAGGAGCCCGCACAAGCCTCAAGAGAACTGTAAGAAACACCTGCGCTCCTCTTTGATCCTGattcatgtttgtgttgttcTTTCTCCATCACTGTCATCGGTACATCAGCATAAAGCAAACTAAAGTTCGTGGATTAAGTtgccatcttttttttgtgcctTCACATCAACTCTTGCTGtgaactttgatgtttttcctgcatcttttttttgttaattttaattttccttcTTCTGTGTCTCCACAGGTACAACAAAATAGCTCGGGAATGGACACAAAAGTATGCAATGTAGTGCTGCGGTAGAAGCATTGCCAACCACCTCTACGACATAAGGCTAGGGGAGCTTCAGatgtaaagagaaaacaaacacaaaaccatacaaacaaatgaaaagtttaaaacttgtTGGTTTCCATTGGAGTGCTTTCTTTGAGCCACGCCCACCCCCTTCATCAGAGTTCCTGTAAAACTCCCTCCACCCCACCTCCCCTTTGTCCTCCACCCCCCTATAGTTCCCCATCCGTTTGACTGTCTTCCCCGCCTCTCAGCTCACCTGCCCACCCCCTCCTCAGTGTACGTATCGTATACCAAAcatgagaaacaaaaacacgcAACGGCTGAATTTGTCCTCTGACTCCACGTCCTGACTTTTGAATTCAGTTTAGTTTGTCACCATGTAGGTTGAGCTGCGTTTCCAGTTATTCTTCCTCCCTCTTCATCCTCACCCACCGTCACTAAAAGCATTCCTTTGGCCACATGTCAGCTTATGTGgggacctttttttatttcctgttttgtttccaAGAGAAAGGGGAACATTAGATGGAGGGATTTTTACACCGCACCCTTTCTTGTTTCCGCTGTCCCGATATTCTCCATACGTAGAGGTGACGATTCAAGAAAGCAGTTTTAGCGCGTGAGTCAAAGGGCACTctgtattttataataaaaaatgaaaaaaaaaatcaggagtcATTGTGGGTGGTGTCAGATGATAAAATGCACATAGCCTGTTCTGCTCTTCTGTTGGATTCTATGAAAGGACTTGAATTTATCTTCATCCCCCCATTGTCATACTATATCATCTCGCCCAAGTGGACCCCCTTATgcacacatgcgcacacacaaATGCATGAACAACTGTAACCCCATGTCATCAGCAccaccttttctttcttcttaagGTGGTGGAGACCAGGtatttaagcaatttattttttttcttagtttaacctgtgtttttatttccttaccCCATAACTCTTTAGGTTGCTTATTTCTTTTCacttggtttttatttttttctccttttgcgAAATCTCAAATTTAGCGGCTAACATCTTAAATGGCTATGGGACTGGCTTGGGCTCTGGGTGCGAGGAGAAACACACTCTTCTTGCACAAAAACCTCTGTATATTGAATTACCTGAGAGGCTCGTTGAGCTTTGTGTGTTGATTAAACTGTGTAATAAAAACCGTGCACTTGTGCTGATTCCTTGTTGGCCAGGATTTACAGCAGGCGACAACGCGTCGATCAAAGCAATATCGCATACGTGCGAAAACATCTGCAGAAAGCTGATCTTATCCAGACATTAATTACCCTGTGCTAAAAAATACATGAGCATCATGTTACTGTTTGTCATGAATAAAAGACTTTCATGGAATTTTAGTTCAACATGAATGAATTATTGCAAGTGTATTTTTTCACTACAGGTTTTAGTGAATTAGTAACTggagttgaaatgtttttgaattaagAATCAGGAAAAATGACGACAAAAGTTGAAGATAAGCTAAATGGAAATTTTACCGCCCTCTGGTGGTTTTATTAAGGTTGTGGTTGGTACATAATTTCTTCTTTCAATTTAGCATGTTTAACATAAAAGATGCTGTAAATTATCAGATGTAGCTATGGGGgttgtttacaaaaatatccGGAAACTAACTGGCACGTAACAAGTGAAAACGGTGGATTgtgggaaataaaaaatatatgtattaatttgcatttttcattgGAGATATATATATTAAGTACAAATTGTATTCGCGTTGCTTCTTGTGTAAATTATAAGATTAATACTCATTTCTATTATAAACTAAGATGAAGCTAATCCGGAAGTGGCATTTTCCTCGGGGAAACGTGTTTGGCTCGCTCTTCTTTTCGCCTCTGCTTTGATTCGTCGCTATGTGGTGACGTAAGAGTTGCGTCACTGAACGAGGACAGCACAGTTTCCAGACTAGCTCTCCGGTTGACCTTGCTGCTTAGCGTTGACCGCCAACTGCACAGCACTCAGCAGAAATACATGACCGCCCTGAGTTTACCTGACATGCCGCAGTTGTCAGTCGCGTCCGCGCCGGGTTTGGCCAGCTCGGGTTTCAGGTTAAACAAAGGTAACGAACCTCCCGAAATGCGGGTTAGCTTTGCACAAGTTAGCATAAGCTGTGATTGTAAACTAGCTAAATTCAGACTGTTTTGGTAATAGTTTGGCGcgtgtgtgcttttattttcttaaattttaagCAATTGATTCGCCTTTTAAAATCATGTACGTCATGAAAATTAGCGAGCtagcagaaaaaaagtgaatctgAAAGCTTGGCGGTGATAAACGAGCTCAGTTAATCACATAACTTGTTTAACCAGACTAACAGTAAGTCGCTTGTTTATTTTTACGTCACGTGCTTGTtagtttttatctcttttagAATCATTTCATGTGATTTATACCCAGAGAGCACTAGTTGAGCGATGCTAGCTTTCATGGCTTCACTCATTCTGTTGGTGTGTTTTTGTGGGACGTCGTAGAGCACTTTCTGGTGGCTCTGCCGGTGGCTTTGGTCGCAGCAGCCGGAGGCTTTTTCTTCAGCCAGTACCTGAACAAGCGCAGCAGCAAAAAAGGCCAAGTCAACACGTTCATCAACAAAGACAGCCCGAAAGTCGTCCACTGCTTCGACATGGAGGACATCGGCTCCAAAGCTGTGTACTGCCGCTGCTGGAAGTCAAAGAAGGTTAGAGTCTGACCTACTAAACGtataatgtctaaaaaaacgAGTCGTgcttttatatttatgaaaaattagaGTGAAATCAATTTGACTGGGAAACTAGAGTTCAAGGATGTGATAAGATTTCAGTTTATTGGACAAAGAGTAAAGTTGCATACATTTTAGCTTCtatgcaacaaaataaaacatataagcACACTAAAAtctataactttatttttaatttgtctgtGTTAAGATCAAATTTGATCATCTCCAAACTCTTGAGAGCCAAAACCGCCAAGGATTAATGGACTGGTTGCTTCAACCACTGAAAGAGAACCACTAAATCTCTggcaaaatgatcaaaatttgTAACAAGCATCtaaaatttcaaagaaaaacaccagATTGAATAAAATATAACGTTTTATTTCTAAACCCAGATTCTGTTGTACCTGGTTTAGAGTttataaggggaaaaaaaggctaaaagcTTTGATATCTTCAATGCACAGGAATCAATTTGGATGTTATTTTATTCTAGTGTCTCTTTTCTCACATTCAGCTCAATTTTCAGACTAAATTAAtctgaaaattaagctttaaaaagcTTATTGGAATTGCTTCAAatgtgtaaacagttgaagagttgcGGTACAGTTGAGGagttaaataaatctgtttttgttgtagaaGTGTAGGAGCTTCATGGTGTCATATGTCCTCTTTACAGTTCCCGCTCTGCGACGGTTCGCACACATCCCACAACGAGAAAACCGGAGACAACGTCGGACCTCTAATCATCAAAAAGAAGGACCCTTGATCCAGCCCGCCACTGCGACCATTTCATGTTTGTGCAGCAGAGGACCAGGACAGCTCTGATGCTGCCGGAACGACCCCGCCGATAATCGtcgtgatttttttaatgctcccAAACGAATCAAATCAAAGACTCTGAGGGCCGGCTCCGTCACGGTGGCGTCTTCAACGCTTGTCGTCTGCGTGTCGTCGGCTGGCCTTTTGTGCGGAGCAGGTGGTGGAAACGTGAAACCCGCAGACCCGTCAGCCGCCTCGCCGTGAGCCTTATATGTAAATCTGCTTCTAAACCCATCTGAATGTTTGGAATGATTTCCTCTGTCATAAAACACTCGTCTGTAAGAATTGCCAGGAACTCAAAGGTTAGATTTAGCttgttgagtttgttttttttttctttgtactgGCTGCTGTTTGTTTCAACTTGTCTTAATAAAAAGAATTGAGATCTGTGAACGGCGGGGTTTCATCTGACGC contains:
- the ube2d2 gene encoding ubiquitin-conjugating enzyme E2 D2 isoform X2, which encodes MFHWQATIMGPNDSPYQSGVFFLTIHFPTDYPFKPPKVAFTTRIYHPNINSNGSICLDILRSQWSPALTISKVLLSICSLLCDPNPDDPLVPEIARIYKTDREKYNKIAREWTQKYAM
- the ube2d2 gene encoding ubiquitin-conjugating enzyme E2 D2 isoform X1, with protein sequence MALKRIHKELNDLARDPPAQCSAGPVGDDMFHWQATIMGPNDSPYQSGVFFLTIHFPTDYPFKPPKVAFTTRIYHPNINSNGSICLDILRSQWSPALTISKVLLSICSLLCDPNPDDPLVPEIARIYKTDREKYNKIAREWTQKYAM
- the zgc:110843 gene encoding CDGSH iron-sulfur domain-containing protein 1, producing the protein MTALSLPDMPQLSVASAPGLASSGFRLNKEHFLVALPVALVAAAGGFFFSQYLNKRSSKKGQVNTFINKDSPKVVHCFDMEDIGSKAVYCRCWKSKKFPLCDGSHTSHNEKTGDNVGPLIIKKKDP